The Phenylobacterium koreense genome window below encodes:
- the ubiV gene encoding ubiquinone anaerobic biosynthesis protein UbiV: MNDAPVSLTLGPLLFNWSPTALLDFYRRMADAAPVDRVYLGEVVCGKRAPLAEAALVEAADILERGGKQVVWSAPSLPITKRESNSARELIMTGGLVELNDISGLSSLPRGAEFVAGPFLNIYNEAAAAELMRLGCSRLCPNVELSLAAIGAIHAACPEIEIELFAFGRLPLALSGRCHHAHLHGLQRDGCQFVCDRDPDGLEVATLEGRGFLALNGVMTMSQGVQIIDTPLSKLRAAGVGALRLSPHTGDMLEVIAAYRRYADGVIDAEELRAELPAGSLPGPMVSGYLAGVAGMALAG; the protein is encoded by the coding sequence ATGAACGACGCTCCCGTCTCCCTCACCCTCGGCCCCTTGCTCTTCAACTGGTCGCCGACCGCATTGCTCGACTTCTATCGGCGGATGGCCGACGCGGCCCCCGTCGACCGCGTCTATCTGGGCGAGGTCGTCTGCGGCAAGCGCGCGCCGCTGGCGGAGGCTGCGCTGGTCGAGGCCGCCGACATTCTCGAACGCGGCGGCAAGCAGGTGGTGTGGTCGGCCCCCTCGCTCCCGATCACCAAGCGCGAGAGCAACAGCGCGCGCGAGTTGATCATGACCGGCGGCCTCGTCGAGCTGAATGACATTTCCGGCCTCTCCAGCCTGCCGCGCGGAGCGGAGTTCGTCGCCGGCCCCTTCCTCAACATCTACAACGAAGCCGCCGCGGCCGAACTCATGCGGCTGGGATGCAGCCGGCTCTGCCCCAACGTCGAGCTCTCGCTCGCCGCCATCGGCGCCATTCACGCCGCCTGCCCCGAGATCGAGATCGAACTCTTCGCCTTCGGCCGCCTGCCGCTCGCGCTATCGGGCCGCTGCCATCACGCCCACCTCCACGGCCTGCAGCGCGACGGCTGCCAGTTCGTCTGCGACCGCGATCCCGACGGCCTTGAGGTCGCCACCCTGGAAGGACGCGGCTTCCTGGCCCTCAACGGCGTGATGACCATGTCCCAAGGCGTCCAGATCATCGACACGCCGCTATCCAAACTGAGAGCCGCTGGCGTGGGAGCGCTGCGTCTGTCGCCCCATACCGGCGACATGCTCGAGGTCATCGCCGCCTACCGCCGATACGCCGACGGCGTGATCGACGCCGAGGAACTGCGCGCCGAACTGCCGGCCGGCAGCCTGCCCGGCCCGATGGTCAGCGGCTACCTGGCCGGCGTCGCGGGCATGGCGCTCGCCGGGTGA
- a CDS encoding NAD(P)/FAD-dependent oxidoreductase, with protein sequence MTNSSADIIVLGAGIAGASLAARLAGRRRVVIVEREDLAGYHTTGRSAAMYIPSYGSPATAPLTRASRAFFEAPPAGFDGSLLRPRPVLHLAREGQMQALEKLCRRAKGMGVTAAMAHQLVPILRPGIAAGGLLEADAADIDVARLHGGWLRQAKELGAELRLGTGDYRIERRNGLWWLQGEAWTLRAPVIVNAAGAWADVVAAAAGLRPFGLEPRQRTVVLVDPPEHPDFGDWPIVKDVEERFYFRPLSQHLLITPADEAPSPPCDARPDPLDIACAMTRFDAVADHPVRTIRHKWAGLRTFAPDRAPLVGWSPEVPGFFWHAALGGIGIQTSPAASRLAAAMLLDEQTPTELIDAGLQAETLSPERLANAA encoded by the coding sequence GTGACCAACTCCAGCGCCGACATCATCGTGCTCGGCGCCGGCATCGCGGGCGCGAGCCTTGCCGCGCGCCTCGCCGGTCGCCGCCGCGTCGTCATCGTCGAGCGCGAAGACCTGGCCGGCTATCACACCACCGGCCGCTCGGCGGCGATGTACATCCCCTCTTACGGGTCGCCCGCGACGGCCCCTCTGACCAGGGCCAGCCGGGCCTTCTTCGAGGCGCCGCCGGCGGGGTTTGACGGCTCCCTGTTGCGACCCCGCCCCGTCCTGCACCTGGCGCGCGAAGGGCAGATGCAGGCCCTGGAGAAACTTTGCCGCCGTGCTAAGGGCATGGGCGTGACGGCGGCGATGGCCCACCAGCTCGTGCCGATCCTGCGCCCTGGCATAGCGGCCGGCGGCTTGCTCGAAGCCGACGCCGCCGACATCGACGTCGCTCGCCTGCATGGCGGATGGCTACGCCAGGCCAAGGAGCTCGGAGCCGAACTCCGCCTCGGCACCGGCGATTATCGCATCGAGCGGCGTAACGGGCTCTGGTGGCTCCAGGGCGAGGCCTGGACCCTGCGGGCGCCGGTCATCGTCAACGCGGCCGGCGCATGGGCCGACGTGGTGGCGGCCGCCGCGGGGTTACGCCCCTTCGGCCTGGAGCCGCGCCAGCGCACCGTGGTGCTGGTCGACCCGCCAGAGCATCCTGACTTTGGCGACTGGCCGATCGTAAAGGACGTCGAAGAACGCTTTTATTTCCGCCCCTTATCGCAACATCTTCTGATTACGCCTGCCGACGAAGCTCCCAGTCCGCCTTGCGACGCCCGGCCCGACCCGCTGGATATCGCCTGCGCCATGACGCGGTTCGACGCCGTCGCCGATCATCCGGTGCGGACCATCCGGCACAAGTGGGCCGGCCTGCGGACCTTCGCCCCGGACCGCGCCCCGCTCGTCGGCTGGTCCCCCGAGGTCCCAGGCTTCTTCTGGCACGCTGCGCTCGGCGGGATCGGCATCCAGACCTCGCCGGCGGCCAGCCGGCTCGCCGCCGCGATGCTGCTGGACGAGCAGACGCCGACCGAGCTCATCGACGCCGGCTTGCAGGCCGAGACCCTGAGCCCGGAACGCCTCGCCAACGCGGCTTAG
- a CDS encoding DUF4336 domain-containing protein — translation MLAQFGHEIWTAEGSEVVAGLGFRYPTRMAVIRLPGDELFVWSPIALTDGLKAQVDALGAVRHLVAPNSLHHVFIADWKHAYPDARLYAAPRLPEVRKDITFDEVLDERQASEWSDELEFVVVETAITTEVVFFHRRSGAVIFTDLIQQFPAGWFSGWRAIVAKLDLMVGPEPSVPRKFRVAFTNRRAARASISRILSWSAGKVLMAHGMPVVSDGQAFLRRAFKWLAV, via the coding sequence ATGCTGGCGCAGTTCGGTCACGAGATATGGACCGCCGAGGGCTCCGAGGTCGTGGCCGGCCTGGGGTTCCGCTATCCGACCCGCATGGCCGTCATCAGGCTGCCGGGCGATGAGCTTTTCGTCTGGTCGCCGATCGCCCTGACCGACGGCCTCAAGGCGCAGGTCGACGCGCTCGGCGCCGTCCGCCACCTGGTCGCGCCGAATTCGCTGCACCACGTGTTCATCGCCGACTGGAAGCACGCCTATCCGGATGCTCGGCTTTACGCCGCGCCCCGCCTGCCGGAAGTCCGCAAGGACATCACCTTCGACGAGGTGCTGGACGAACGCCAAGCTTCAGAGTGGTCCGACGAGCTCGAGTTCGTCGTGGTGGAGACCGCGATAACCACCGAAGTCGTGTTCTTTCACCGCAGGAGCGGCGCGGTGATCTTCACCGACCTGATCCAGCAGTTTCCCGCCGGTTGGTTTTCGGGCTGGCGCGCGATCGTGGCGAAGCTGGATCTCATGGTCGGCCCGGAACCTTCGGTCCCCCGAAAGTTCCGCGTGGCTTTCACAAACCGCCGGGCCGCACGCGCATCTATCAGCCGGATCCTGTCGTGGTCGGCAGGAAAGGTGCTGATGGCGCACGGAATGCCCGTCGTCAGCGACGGCCAGGCGTTCCTGCGGCGGGCCTTCAAATGGCTCGCGGTCTGA
- a CDS encoding NnrS family protein, with translation MTTTAQAMRAYRGPAVLSGGFRPFFLLATSWGAVVVPIWVACLHLNGGLVGGVDGRTWHIHEMLFGFLAGIIAGFLLTAIPNWTGRLPVTGARLGWLVALWIAGRVASFAPPSVLASVVDSSFLIVFAAVVWREVLAGRNFRNLPVCMMLSLLALANILYHLAGLAPGAEVIAQRLAMAMGVGLISLIGGRIIPSFTQNWFSSQAIGPGPISYNRFDRAVLFGTGISLALWVVWPYAAVAGVLLLACGVAHLVRLSRWRGWKAWREPLVWILHVGYLWLAVGLGLLGASVMAPAAVTSSAGVHAVTAGAVGVMTLAVMTRASLGHTGRAREADLPTLLIYLAVLGAAVVRVASPFAQGFSTPLLVLSAVLWSLAFGGFAVAYGPMLTRPRGR, from the coding sequence ATGACGACGACAGCTCAGGCCATGCGGGCCTATCGCGGGCCGGCCGTGCTTTCCGGAGGTTTTCGGCCGTTCTTCCTACTCGCTACGTCGTGGGGCGCGGTCGTGGTGCCGATCTGGGTCGCGTGCCTACATCTCAACGGCGGCCTTGTCGGCGGGGTGGACGGGCGGACCTGGCATATCCACGAGATGCTGTTCGGGTTCCTGGCGGGGATCATCGCCGGCTTCCTGCTCACCGCCATCCCGAACTGGACCGGCCGCCTGCCGGTGACAGGGGCGCGGCTGGGCTGGCTGGTGGCGTTGTGGATCGCCGGCCGGGTCGCGAGCTTCGCGCCGCCGTCGGTGCTGGCGTCGGTCGTCGATTCGAGCTTCCTGATCGTCTTCGCCGCCGTGGTGTGGCGGGAGGTCCTGGCCGGCCGCAATTTCAGGAACCTGCCCGTCTGCATGATGCTCAGCCTGCTGGCTCTGGCCAACATTCTCTATCACTTGGCCGGCCTCGCCCCCGGCGCGGAGGTGATCGCCCAGCGCCTGGCCATGGCGATGGGGGTCGGCCTGATCTCGCTGATCGGCGGGCGTATCATCCCGAGCTTCACCCAGAACTGGTTCTCGTCACAGGCGATCGGGCCGGGACCGATCTCGTACAATCGCTTCGACCGCGCGGTCCTGTTCGGAACCGGGATCTCGCTCGCCCTGTGGGTCGTCTGGCCCTATGCGGCGGTGGCCGGCGTCCTGCTGCTGGCCTGCGGCGTGGCGCACCTCGTGCGGCTGAGCCGCTGGCGGGGATGGAAGGCCTGGCGCGAGCCGCTCGTCTGGATCCTTCACGTCGGCTATCTGTGGCTAGCGGTGGGACTGGGCCTGCTGGGCGCGTCGGTGATGGCGCCGGCGGCCGTGACGTCGAGCGCGGGAGTCCACGCGGTGACCGCCGGAGCGGTGGGCGTCATGACGCTGGCGGTGATGACCCGCGCAAGCCTTGGACACACCGGCCGGGCGCGGGAAGCCGACCTTCCGACCCTGCTGATCTATCTGGCGGTGCTGGGCGCGGCCGTGGTGCGGGTCGCATCGCCCTTCGCTCAAGGTTTCTCGACGCCGCTCCTGGTCCTCTCCGCGGTGCTCTGGAGCCTCGCCTTCGGAGGCTTCGCGGTCGCCTACGGCCCGATGCTGACGCGGCCCCGGGGGCGGTGA
- a CDS encoding hemerythrin domain-containing protein, with amino-acid sequence MTSPNPFQDAVALDEGRGAIAPEADAALIARIVEDFHVPHLKDLLEAIDLARKVEERHADHANAPLGLAELLTGFFDHLSMHQAKEEAVLFPMMLRGVPDLTGPLTVMHSEHDDVRDDLARIGEITHQFTAPEEACRSWRSLYDLCSKFDRELREHIRLEETILFPRFLPAGGPHA; translated from the coding sequence ATGACCAGCCCCAACCCGTTTCAGGACGCGGTGGCCTTGGATGAGGGGCGCGGCGCGATCGCACCGGAGGCCGACGCGGCCCTGATCGCCCGCATCGTCGAGGACTTTCACGTGCCGCACCTGAAGGACCTGCTGGAGGCCATCGACCTGGCGCGCAAGGTCGAGGAGCGGCACGCCGACCACGCCAACGCGCCGCTTGGCCTGGCCGAGCTGCTGACCGGCTTCTTCGACCATCTCTCCATGCATCAGGCCAAGGAGGAGGCGGTGCTGTTCCCGATGATGCTGAGAGGCGTTCCCGATCTTACCGGGCCCCTCACGGTGATGCACAGCGAGCACGACGACGTGCGCGACGACTTGGCCAGGATCGGCGAAATCACCCATCAATTCACCGCTCCGGAGGAAGCCTGCCGATCGTGGCGATCGCTCTACGATCTCTGCAGCAAGTTCGACAGGGAGCTGCGCGAACACATCCGCCTGGAGGAGACGATCCTGTTTCCCCGCTTCTTGCCGGCGGGTGGACCGCACGCGTGA
- a CDS encoding adenosylcobalamin-dependent ribonucleoside-diphosphate reductase — protein MAFDNPLAAEIWASKYRFSQADQSGDQAIEETWSRVATAVAEAEPAKLRKHWRERFLDILQDFQFLPAGRIIAGAGTARSVTLFNCFVMGQIPDDLSAIFGQLQEAARTLQQGGGVGMDFSTIRPSGALVRGVGADASGPLSFMDVWDAMCRTILSAGQRRGAMMGCLRIDHPDIEAFIDAKRDGARLRNFNLSVLVSDAFLEALARDDEWPLVFEGVTYRMVRAADLWRRLMQATYDSAEPGVIFIDRVNAANNLAYCETIIASNPCGEQMLPPYGACLLGSINLARLVPSPFEPDARLDEARLAELTRTAVRFLDNVIDISRYPLDAQEQEAKAKRRIGLGVTGLADALIFCGARYGQQDGVDLTRRWLGLIKQEAYRASAELAGEKGAFPCYDPQILDRPNLASLDEETRELISRNGLRNGCLTSIAPTGTTSLLAGNVSSGVEPVFAFAYTRKVRQPDGGSREEAVEDYALSAWKRLHGEAPPPQDIFVTAQTLTPAHHLRMQAAAQEMIDSSISKTVNCPEEITFDDFADIYLEGWKMGCKGLTTYRPNAITGSVLSLAPEAPPAAEAAEAPPLLTPRPELLEGATYKLKWPESAHAVYVTINDAEFDGVRRPMEIFINSKNMEHYAWTLGLTRMISAVFRRGGDVSFVPEELKAVFDPRGGAWLGGRYVPSLLAAIGGVIERHLARDKAEGEHAVEHAHADAPPAPVRFKTVPSRTCPHCGSVELVRREGCDTCTDCGYSKCG, from the coding sequence ATGGCGTTCGACAATCCTCTGGCCGCGGAGATCTGGGCCAGCAAGTATCGGTTCTCGCAGGCCGACCAGAGCGGCGACCAGGCGATCGAGGAGACCTGGTCGCGCGTGGCCACGGCCGTCGCCGAAGCAGAGCCTGCCAAGCTCCGCAAGCATTGGCGCGAGCGCTTCCTCGACATCCTGCAGGACTTCCAGTTCCTGCCCGCCGGGCGGATCATCGCCGGCGCCGGGACCGCCCGTTCGGTCACGCTCTTCAACTGCTTCGTCATGGGCCAGATCCCGGACGATCTCTCGGCGATCTTCGGCCAGCTCCAGGAAGCCGCGCGCACCCTGCAGCAGGGCGGCGGCGTCGGTATGGACTTTTCGACCATCCGCCCCTCCGGCGCCCTGGTCCGGGGCGTGGGCGCCGATGCGTCCGGCCCGCTCAGCTTCATGGACGTCTGGGACGCCATGTGCCGCACCATCCTCTCCGCCGGGCAAAGGCGCGGGGCGATGATGGGCTGCCTGCGCATCGACCACCCCGACATCGAGGCCTTCATCGACGCCAAGCGGGACGGCGCCCGGCTGCGCAACTTCAACCTTTCGGTGCTCGTGAGCGACGCCTTCCTCGAAGCCTTGGCGCGCGACGACGAGTGGCCGCTGGTGTTCGAGGGCGTCACCTATCGCATGGTCCGCGCCGCCGATCTTTGGCGGCGGCTGATGCAGGCGACCTACGACAGCGCCGAGCCCGGGGTGATCTTCATCGACCGGGTCAACGCCGCCAACAACCTCGCCTATTGCGAGACGATTATCGCCTCCAACCCCTGCGGCGAACAGATGCTGCCGCCCTACGGGGCTTGCCTGCTCGGCTCGATCAACCTGGCCCGTCTGGTCCCCTCGCCCTTCGAACCGGACGCCCGGCTCGATGAGGCGCGGCTGGCGGAGCTGACCCGAACGGCCGTCCGCTTCCTCGACAACGTCATCGACATCTCCCGCTATCCGCTGGACGCCCAGGAGCAGGAAGCCAAGGCCAAGCGCCGCATCGGGCTCGGCGTCACCGGCCTGGCCGACGCCCTGATCTTCTGCGGCGCGCGATACGGTCAACAGGACGGCGTCGACCTCACCCGCCGCTGGCTCGGCCTCATAAAGCAGGAGGCCTATCGCGCCTCCGCCGAACTGGCGGGCGAGAAGGGCGCCTTCCCCTGCTATGATCCCCAGATCCTCGATCGGCCGAACCTGGCGTCCCTGGACGAAGAGACCCGCGAGCTGATCTCCCGCAACGGCCTGCGCAACGGTTGCCTGACCTCGATCGCGCCGACCGGCACCACCTCGCTGCTGGCCGGCAACGTCTCGTCGGGCGTCGAGCCGGTCTTCGCCTTCGCCTACACCCGCAAGGTCCGCCAGCCCGACGGCGGCTCCCGCGAGGAGGCAGTGGAGGACTACGCCCTTTCGGCCTGGAAGCGGCTGCACGGTGAAGCTCCGCCGCCGCAGGACATCTTCGTGACGGCCCAGACCCTTACGCCGGCCCACCACCTGCGCATGCAGGCCGCCGCCCAGGAGATGATCGACAGTTCGATCTCCAAGACCGTCAACTGTCCCGAGGAAATCACCTTCGACGACTTCGCCGACATCTATCTCGAAGGCTGGAAGATGGGCTGCAAGGGCCTGACGACCTACCGGCCGAACGCGATCACCGGCTCGGTGCTGTCACTCGCCCCCGAAGCCCCGCCGGCGGCCGAAGCCGCCGAAGCGCCCCCCCTCCTCACGCCCCGTCCCGAGCTGCTCGAGGGCGCCACCTACAAGCTGAAGTGGCCCGAAAGCGCCCATGCCGTCTACGTGACGATCAACGACGCCGAGTTCGACGGCGTGCGGCGGCCGATGGAGATCTTCATCAACTCCAAGAACATGGAGCACTACGCCTGGACGCTGGGGCTCACGCGGATGATCTCGGCGGTCTTCCGAAGGGGCGGCGACGTCTCCTTCGTTCCTGAAGAACTGAAGGCGGTGTTCGATCCTCGCGGCGGGGCCTGGCTCGGCGGGCGGTACGTTCCCTCGCTGCTGGCGGCCATCGGCGGGGTGATCGAGCGCCACCTCGCGCGCGACAAGGCCGAAGGTGAGCACGCCGTGGAGCATGCGCACGCCGATGCTCCGCCCGCCCCGGTCCGGTTCAAGACCGTGCCGAGCAGGACCTGTCCTCACTGTGGTTCGGTCGAGCTGGTCCGCCGCGAGGGCTGCGACACCTGCACCGACTGCGGCTACTCCAAATGTGGGTAG
- a CDS encoding alginate export family protein — MPKVSPVLCLLAALAPAPALAAESGQGARLLLDSRTRLESLEQDGPDALALTTRLRLGVQTPTYAGLTGLIEAEGVGVLIDNYADGVRPRPRYATIPDAEILELNRAQVTWAPGPAGEATIGRQRLAFDNQRFIGAVGWRQNEQTFDAVKLLARPVAGVTVNYGYAWRVNRSFGRDHPQGVWRGDIHMLNAEKAWRTGKLTGYAYLLDIDEAPAQSSATVGVRLVGSRPMASGYSATWELEYARQSDWGNAPADYSLDYILASVGMKTQTSNLDLVLERFEGNGRQAFQTPLGTTHGFQGWSDVIGATPAEGLSDLYLRGSKRFDLGRPVKLTGEVHEFRDDSGDDEFGRELDLSLGAPIAKGTNVEVGLGYFDSATPVYPDATRTWLSLEYRY, encoded by the coding sequence ATGCCGAAAGTTAGCCCGGTGCTCTGCCTTCTGGCAGCGCTTGCACCGGCTCCTGCGCTCGCCGCCGAATCCGGGCAGGGCGCACGTCTCCTCCTCGACAGCCGGACCCGGCTCGAAAGCCTCGAACAGGATGGACCTGACGCCCTCGCGCTGACGACGCGCCTGAGGCTGGGCGTGCAGACGCCGACCTACGCAGGCCTGACCGGGCTCATCGAAGCCGAGGGCGTCGGGGTGCTGATCGACAACTATGCCGACGGCGTGCGGCCACGGCCCCGTTACGCGACCATACCGGACGCCGAGATCCTGGAGCTCAATCGCGCCCAGGTGACCTGGGCGCCCGGGCCGGCGGGCGAGGCGACGATCGGCCGCCAGCGCCTAGCGTTCGACAATCAGAGGTTCATCGGGGCCGTCGGCTGGCGGCAGAACGAGCAGACGTTCGACGCCGTGAAATTGCTCGCCAGGCCCGTTGCGGGCGTGACGGTGAACTATGGCTACGCCTGGCGCGTCAACCGCAGCTTCGGCCGTGACCATCCGCAGGGCGTCTGGCGTGGCGACATCCATATGCTGAACGCCGAGAAGGCGTGGAGGACCGGGAAGCTGACCGGCTACGCCTATCTGCTGGACATCGACGAGGCGCCCGCGCAGTCGTCGGCGACGGTCGGCGTCCGATTGGTCGGATCACGCCCGATGGCCAGCGGCTATTCGGCGACCTGGGAACTGGAGTATGCGCGCCAGTCGGACTGGGGAAACGCCCCGGCCGACTACTCGCTGGACTATATCCTGGCCTCGGTCGGCATGAAGACGCAGACCTCCAACCTCGATCTGGTGCTCGAACGCTTCGAGGGTAACGGCCGGCAGGCCTTCCAGACCCCGCTCGGCACCACGCACGGCTTCCAGGGCTGGTCCGACGTGATCGGCGCGACTCCGGCCGAAGGATTGAGCGACCTCTATCTTCGCGGCAGCAAGCGCTTCGACCTTGGACGGCCGGTGAAGCTGACTGGTGAGGTCCACGAATTCCGGGACGACAGCGGCGACGACGAGTTCGGCCGCGAGCTGGACCTTTCGCTCGGCGCGCCGATCGCCAAAGGGACGAACGTCGAAGTCGGGCTCGGCTATTTCGACAGCGCCACGCCGGTTTATCCCGACGCGACGCGGACCTGGCTTTCGCTGGAATACCGCTACTAG
- a CDS encoding FAD-binding oxidoreductase encodes MSASPPIEVAFPEHARLLEALTEALGPGAVVDGRERVNSPDDAPIAVLRPSDTAEVALILRTADEAGAKVVPWGGRTGLVRGTMARGALALSMERMNRIEEIDVLGQTMTVQAGCVLETATEAAEAAGLILPLDLGSRGSATIGGAISTNAGGNRVIRYGMTRNMVLGLEAVLADGTVVTSLNRLIKNNTGYDLKQLFIGSEGTLGVVTRAVLHLRPGAGGGVTTALVAVPTLMDVTTLLRRVEGTLSGHLSAFEVMWDDYFQLVTTEPARGRSPWDQSHAYHVLIEAMSSDGAQDAERLENLLGDAMESREIADAVIAKSQVERDAFWAMRDDVRQVARFGPIMSFDVSLPISEMEGFVAEVRKALAACWSQTKPIIFGHLGDGNLHVIVAPVPAEPRARARIEDIVYSAVRERDGSISAEHGIGLEKKAYLSWSRSPEEVALMRRLKVALDPRNTLNPGKVIPDA; translated from the coding sequence ATGAGCGCTTCCCCGCCGATCGAGGTCGCCTTCCCCGAACATGCAAGGCTGCTGGAGGCCCTGACCGAGGCGCTGGGGCCGGGCGCGGTGGTGGATGGGCGCGAGCGGGTCAATTCCCCGGATGACGCGCCGATCGCCGTCCTGCGGCCCTCCGACACCGCCGAGGTCGCGTTGATCCTGCGGACGGCCGATGAAGCGGGCGCCAAGGTCGTGCCCTGGGGAGGCCGGACGGGCCTGGTGCGGGGAACCATGGCGCGTGGAGCGCTGGCGCTCAGCATGGAGCGCATGAACCGCATCGAGGAGATCGACGTGCTGGGCCAGACCATGACGGTCCAGGCCGGCTGTGTGCTGGAGACCGCCACCGAGGCGGCGGAGGCTGCGGGGCTGATCCTGCCTCTGGATCTTGGCTCCAGAGGGTCGGCGACGATCGGCGGAGCGATCTCCACCAATGCCGGCGGCAATCGCGTCATCCGCTACGGCATGACCCGCAACATGGTGCTCGGCCTCGAAGCCGTGCTCGCCGACGGCACGGTGGTCACTTCGCTGAACCGGCTGATCAAGAACAATACCGGCTATGACCTGAAGCAGCTCTTCATCGGATCGGAGGGCACGCTCGGCGTGGTCACCCGGGCGGTCCTGCACCTGAGGCCGGGCGCTGGAGGCGGCGTGACGACGGCGCTTGTCGCGGTCCCGACCCTTATGGACGTGACGACCCTGCTTCGGCGCGTCGAGGGAACGCTCAGCGGCCACCTGTCGGCCTTCGAGGTGATGTGGGACGACTACTTCCAGCTCGTCACCACCGAACCGGCCCGTGGCCGGTCGCCATGGGACCAGTCCCACGCCTACCATGTGCTGATCGAAGCGATGAGCAGCGACGGGGCGCAGGACGCCGAGCGGCTCGAGAACCTGCTGGGCGATGCGATGGAATCTCGCGAAATCGCCGACGCGGTCATCGCCAAGTCGCAGGTCGAACGGGACGCCTTCTGGGCGATGCGCGACGACGTGCGCCAGGTGGCCCGCTTCGGTCCGATAATGTCCTTCGATGTCAGCCTGCCGATCTCGGAGATGGAAGGGTTCGTCGCCGAGGTGCGCAAGGCGCTCGCCGCCTGCTGGTCGCAGACCAAGCCCATCATCTTCGGGCACCTGGGCGACGGCAATCTGCACGTCATCGTGGCGCCTGTTCCCGCCGAGCCGAGGGCGAGGGCGCGGATCGAGGACATCGTCTACAGCGCGGTGCGCGAGCGGGACGGTTCGATCTCGGCCGAGCATGGGATCGGGCTGGAGAAGAAGGCGTACCTTTCCTGGTCGCGCTCGCCCGAGGAGGTCGCGCTGATGCGACGCCTGAAGGTCGCGCTCGACCCGCGCAACACCCTCAATCCGGGCAAGGTGATCCCCGATGCTTGA
- the mobA gene encoding molybdenum cofactor guanylyltransferase: MSGSFVTVVLAGGEGRRMGGAKPLRLLAGRTLLDRAVEIAQAQGGEAVAVSVRSPDQVGERGDLRLILDAPDCPGPLAGLQAALAFGLSRDVAGVLTLPCDAPGLTDDFGRVLREGLGANDEVAIAVSNGRLHPTCAFWRVSALPHLEAYRLGGGSSLKGLAGKAGMALVDWGATSPDPFSNLNTLDDLAAAERQGGGPAYREAPP; encoded by the coding sequence ATGAGCGGAAGCTTCGTCACCGTGGTGCTGGCTGGCGGGGAGGGGCGGCGGATGGGCGGGGCCAAGCCCTTGCGCCTGCTGGCGGGCCGAACGCTGCTGGATCGCGCCGTGGAGATCGCGCAGGCCCAGGGGGGCGAGGCGGTCGCCGTCTCCGTCCGTTCGCCGGATCAGGTCGGCGAGCGCGGCGACCTGCGGCTGATCCTGGATGCTCCCGACTGCCCTGGGCCGCTGGCGGGCCTGCAGGCGGCCCTGGCCTTTGGGTTGTCGCGCGACGTCGCGGGCGTCCTGACGCTTCCTTGCGACGCGCCCGGCCTGACCGATGATTTCGGGCGTGTCCTCCGCGAAGGGCTCGGCGCGAACGACGAGGTCGCGATCGCCGTCAGCAATGGCCGCCTGCACCCGACCTGCGCCTTCTGGCGGGTGTCGGCGCTGCCGCACCTGGAGGCCTACAGGCTGGGAGGCGGAAGCTCGCTCAAGGGGCTCGCCGGCAAGGCCGGCATGGCGCTCGTCGACTGGGGCGCGACGAGCCCGGATCCTTTTTCCAACCTGAATACGCTGGACGACCTCGCCGCTGCGGAGCGGCAGGGCGGGGGGCCCGCATATCGAGAGGCCCCGCCATGA
- a CDS encoding hemerythrin domain-containing protein codes for MTIDETVQIEDMPLELLNTPLDWFFFEHLRHRQLCRLIDMVAASDTPDPKNAIRIVRFLRFERPLHILDEEEDLFPLVQQRSLPEDGLEHVLEVLLADHKAAAEQVRAVRAVLEGALADEVPVTALGGQARQILLGFASCERAHLALENAVVLPIARLRLTANDLSYLTQQLAARRGLTNEVQDLPSGGAVRSRGLRRPHGPAPRRRRNHPPLRLAGP; via the coding sequence ATGACCATCGATGAGACCGTCCAGATCGAAGACATGCCGCTGGAGCTCCTGAACACGCCCCTCGACTGGTTCTTCTTCGAGCACCTCCGGCATCGGCAGCTCTGCCGGTTGATCGACATGGTCGCCGCGTCCGACACCCCCGATCCGAAGAACGCCATTCGGATCGTCCGCTTCCTGCGCTTCGAGCGACCGCTGCACATCCTCGACGAGGAGGAGGACCTGTTCCCGCTGGTGCAGCAGCGGAGCCTCCCGGAGGATGGACTGGAACACGTGCTCGAGGTGCTGCTCGCCGACCACAAGGCCGCCGCCGAACAGGTGCGTGCGGTGCGCGCGGTCCTCGAGGGGGCGCTCGCCGATGAGGTCCCTGTGACGGCGCTGGGCGGTCAGGCTCGCCAGATCCTTCTCGGTTTCGCCAGTTGTGAACGCGCGCACCTGGCGCTGGAAAACGCAGTGGTGCTGCCGATAGCCCGCCTGCGACTGACGGCGAACGACCTGAGCTACCTGACGCAGCAACTCGCCGCCCGCCGAGGCCTGACCAACGAGGTGCAGGACCTTCCCTCGGGCGGCGCTGTGCGAAGCCGGGGGCTGCGGCGTCCTCACGGGCCCGCACCGCGCCGGCGTCGGAATCACCCGCCGCTCAGGCTCGCCGGCCCATGA